The genomic stretch tctcgtcCATCGGATGCATCCTAGCCCgtagctcgtccccaatgtcatccttcgcgtatgccttaaagtcgcttccctcggcccttgtccttaccGCCTtttccacggtccctcagatgctccatccttcacaggACTCGAAGCCATCAAACTAAGTtgtatgtgtatcctgcaaacctgtacactcacatacacatatcaaataatgagggtaatcctaatttaaactctttgcccaaacaccaaaacacatgatcacacagaccattgggattgctctaacaGAAAAGCTCCTAATCGATCACGTGATCGATTGGCGCAGCTCTTGATCGATTACTCAATAGATCCAGACGCCTTTTGTTTCATAAAGAAAGGTTCCCAATCAATCACCaattgattacctaatcgattatcCAATCCTAACTTCCTTAAccaaagtctagggttcccttgcccaacTTTCAGTCAACCATGATCTGTTAGGACTTCCCCACCAATTGTTCGGTCAACCTTTAACCTACTTAAACTTTACCAACTTTCCGTTGGACTTCTGATTATCAAGTGCAGTCCTCCTTACCCTACTTAGATTTTCctctacctaaccgcagttaggactttcttttgCCAACATGTGGTCCTCCTTAATCCACTTGGATTTCCTTTgtctaaccctcgagttaggacttgCTTTGCCAACATGCGGTCCTCTTTGACCCAGTTGAATTTCTTTTTACCTAACCCTAATTAGAACTTCCCTTTGCCAACGTGCGGTCCTTCTTGATCCATTcgaactttcctttacctaactcTCGAGTTAGAACTTTGCCTCACCTAGCTTccgagttaggacttttccttgcctaacctccgaGTTAGGACTCTGCTTTTGCCTAACCTCCGGTTAGAATTTACTTTACTAACACGTGATTCTTCCTGATTCAGTTGGACTTCTTTTTACTTAATCACAGTTAAAACTTTTATTTATCAATGTACGATTCTCCTTGACCCATTAAACTTTACTTTATCTTACTTCTAGTTAGAGCTTTATCTCGATAACCTTCAATTAAGACATTATCCTTATCTAACCCCCAAATTAAGACTTAAGTCAAGTACCTAATTCTCCATAACTTAGATATATGAGTTTTCCGACCCATAATAGGAAGCTCTAGTTTTTATTTTGTCCAGCCTTTTCTGTTCTTTGCAGTACTTGTCCAATAAGCAACAAGTAGTTTATTCAATACTAACAAATATTGAATATATTGAGGCAGTGACATCAATATTCGATAGTAACCAATGTTTAATGTAGCCTTTGGAAAAAACAAAAAGCAGTCGGCTCTGGTGATGGTGAAGTgagaaagaggaggagaataagACATTGCGGTGAAAATAAATATTCTCATCAACGCTAATTCAAGTCTACCCAGAGTATAATTCTTGGATCCGTTCCTAGTTGCCGAGTACTCAACTGACATATTCCGAGTTCTTTTACCAGACACTATCTCCCGATTTAGCTCTATCTCTCGAGTCATCCTTCAGCCTTTCAAGTCATCCAACAGCTCGGCTTCCCTATTCGGCTTTCAAATGAGCCCGTCGTATGAGCATTCTTAGAGGGtatttgattaaacttattaaaaataatttataagttcGTAAgacttataaattattttaagaatttataagttgttaggtcttattttaaaaataagttgttaaagtatttgggtgaacttattacaatcaacttaaagatattgatgtgtttagtcttataagatctttttattaataaaattatcaaaaagggtataatactattaatagaggggTTTGTGTGAATTTTTGCACTgggggagagaaaattagaaagagacGTTGGCGGAGAAGATGACATAACGTTGAAAGAAAAGTCGACGaagataaaaagatattagaCTTCTAAcaatttatggaggataagatggggatttatgaaattatataagtatattttaaagaaacaaattattaaaataagatttttttttaaaaagtagagTCTTCCGTACTTTTTtaaaaatagcttataagctccaaaacaacttATTTTGACAACTTATaagctatttgaaaaaaaatttatcaaacaaatttaaagaaCTTATAAACTCCAAAATAACTTATAAATtgttttagagagcttataagctcagTCAAAAATCCTCTTAGACTTAAATAGGGTGTGACGGAACTGAATCTTTTTAGATGGATACTTATGAATTTGTCCCTTCATATTTTGAGCCGCGGATAAGGAGCAAGATTTGACAATATCTTTATTTTGGAGGATCGAAAATGAATTTTCTGTCGATATGTCTGGCACGCTGAATCTAAACCCCAAACAATCCGTCTCTGTTCGcctcttcttccccttttccCTTATCTCTTCCCCTTCGCAATCCATGGCGGCAGCCGCGGCCTTCAAGCCCGTATCCATGGCAGAAGGCCTTCTACCCTCCCTCCCCACCACCTTCTTTTCGTCCAACACCAAGCGCTCCCTCCCTCTCCTCTCATTGACTCGCGCCTTCAAGCCCTTCCCCTTCCTCCACTCCTCTCGCTCCGCTTCGCGTTTCTCCCTCGAAAAGAAGCTTCGTTTTCTTCCCCTCGTCGCGCAGACCTCTGATTGGGCTCGACAGGACGAGGAGGCGGGAGAGGATGAGGTGGAAGACGGAGATTTTGGATTTGACGTGGGCGAGGAGGGAGCCGCTGCTGGGATCGAGGATTATGAGGGAGAAGAGGAGCCGACGGTGGAAGGTGGGGTAGTGGCCGATGGAGGTAGCGGCTTCGCTGTGggggaggtagaggagccttatGCCGAGCCGCCTGAGGAGGCTAAGCTCTATGTCGGAAACCTGCCCTTTGATATAGACAGCGAGAAATTGGCTCAGCTCTTCGATTCGGCTGGCGTTGTCGAGGTCGCGGAGGTAAAAAAACTTCAAGGCGTTTGATGGGATCCTGAAATGAAGACGTCTCTTTCAGCTTTTAGCCCACCAATCGATTATTTTATTCTCTTTGTTATACGTGATTAAGTTATTTGTGCGATTCTGGTCTCTGCTTCTGTACTTGCAGGTGATTTACAATCGGCAGACTGATCAAAGTCGTGGATTTGGATTCGTGACGATGAGTACTGTAGAAGAAGCAGACAAAGCCGTAGAGATGTTCCATCGTTATGTAAGGACAAAGCCCTCTCcttgattattaaaaaaaaaatgctattCTTTCTCCTAAAGTTGAGTGGAAAATATCTGTGAATGCCCAAACACTGTCTCAGTTAAAGATGAATTGCCAATATAAGCTTTATGCGGTTCTGGATCCATGAAGTTGTTTGCTTCTTGGTTTCTTACACTTCAGCTATTTTGTCCTTAGAGTCAAGATTGTGTCGTGATGCATTATGCTTTACTGTTCTTATTTGGTTTTAAGATTTTGTGTAATTTGATCGAGATTAATTCAACACTTCCGCATGGACTTTGACATTGCCTTAGTGTTGACCCATATTCTCCTTGTAAGAGAAACTAGAAACATGGATAACAAGCTAGCCCCACATAATTGGGAGATATAGCTTGTTGTTGTGTGGTAGAAAGGTGAATGATCAGAATGCTAGCATTATCTTTGTGAACCATTGTGGCAAACTTTGAGGAGGGCTCATTCTGTCATTCATATAGGCTACACAATGGATGGTTTaggttaagtttcatgatttgatcTCGTGTAGCCTATATAAATGACCTTCATCTATGTGTTGTGTAAGCCCCAGCTATTTTGGGGTTCACATTTGGATATTTCAGTGTAGGAAATTCAATGGATATATAAATTCAGTACTTGTAACCAATCTGGAATTTTTACTATTTGTGAACTTTGTCTTACCTACCATTAGCTGTCAGGATGGGAGGAAATTTGTCCAACTCAATTCTTGCAAAATTACTCTTTCCTTCTATAGGATTTTAAGGatttctcccttttttttctttgctCATCCTCAAAATATAGTGGATTGTTCTGATTTATTGTATTATTGAATTGCTCTTCTCTATGATATAGAACTTGAACACAGAAGCACTTGAATTTGAGTCTCAAAATTAGATCACATGGATACGAGCCTCTGAATCATAACCTCATATTCTACAGTTAAAATCCATTAAATTTCAGTTTGCTAGCTTTTCATATGTTGGTGATACACTATGAAAATCTGCCATTGAGTTGCTGTTTCACTTGTCTTATTTGGTGACCTGAGCATATTACTAAATTTAGGATTAAAGCTAGCCTAATCACTAATCTGTCATTTCTTGAGGAACCAAATGCAGCTTAGATTGCATCATATTGGAGCAATGTGATCGTTGGAACAAATTTGTGATGTCTATCATCCTATATGTCTTACACTTTCATAGGACAAGTTATCTTGGTAATATTATAGAAATGCTATGTTGTAGCATTCCCATGATTTCTTTTTCACGGCATTTTaactttatgtttttttaaacaaaatgTTTAATCACTCTAAAGCATAACCACAGAAGACCAAATCTTGAAAATTATCTAGAAAACTACTTTGTTTCTACATGCTAGTTTTTTGTTACATACCAGACTTGTCTGAGTGTTCAATCTGTCACTTGTGCAACTATCAATTCAGGCTAAATGAAATGGATTTACTTTAAATTCACCTGGATGCTTTGTATACCATCATATAAATTGTTTGGTCCCTAGTCACAGACCAACTCAATTAGACTGGAGCATTTAACTTTCAGTCTGAGAAAGAGGACAAGCAAAAAATATTCAGTCTTCGGCATCAAACTGTAGCAAGGTTAAGGAGAAATGTTATTTTTCCAATTATTTTTATCGATCGATGAAATCAAAATCTAGTCATTCCAACTATTTCCAACCTTTCAAACTGTTGAATCTTATGTGTCAGGTTAACAATTCTTTCACAACCCTTTTATTATCTGCTTCTTGTTGTTTATCTGCATGTTTAAATTGTCACATGCTTCCTGATTCGTCGATTCTAATTTTGCTTGTTGCCATGAGCTTAAGATACCATCCTGCATTATTTTGTTTTAGCTACTTTCTGATTCAGATATCTGAACTCTCCTGCTAGAGTAGAAAAAGTTTCTCATGGTTGTTGAGTTTTGTGGTAGTAACATGTTTGCTGTTATGGAAACAGGAAATTAATGGCAGGCTCCTAGCCGTAAACAAAGCGGCCCCCAGGGGCTCTCGTGTGGAAAGAACTCCACGAGTGTATGAACCTTCCTTCAGAATCTATGTTGGCAATCTGCCATGGCAAGTGGATGACGACCGCCTGGAGCAAGTATTCAGCGAACATGGTAAAGTGGTGGAAGCAAGGGTTGTGTATGATAGAGATAGCGGACGTTCGCGTGGATTTGGCTTTGTGAAAATGGAATCGCAGGCTGAAATGGACGACGCTATTGCTGCTCTCGATGGACAGGTGAGTTTACTTAGTTCCACCAATTTATTATAATTCTGTCGATATCTTCCCAGCTAGTCTGAGTTTGCAAATCTTGAATGTTAAACTTGCTCAGTTAATGATTCTTGCTCGTTCTATGTTGCCAGAGTTTGGATGGCCGCGCGTTACGAGTTAATGTCGCTGAGGAGAGACCGAGGCGTACCTTCTGATGTGGAAAAACCAAAAAATTATTTGTCTGAAATACTTCgtatgaattttttttctttactttatAGGGCTAGCCAAAGTTCTTCCTTGTTATGGATTTCTAATGCATTTATGCATCACTCACTTGATGAAGAAGATGAGGTTAATGTACAACCATTGCTATTAATTTTGGTTTGAGGGGGGCTCAGTGTTCAGTTTGTTCCCCCAAGCCCGAATTGTTGATTCAACCTCTAAATTAAAATCTGTTGTGATTTTTATATGTATTTCCTTTTATCCTGTGGGTTCGGATTTGAAGTGAAATTACTAATTGATGattattaaaaatctaaaaatgtcaATTCgctaaaataaaaatttagaagttaatattttattttattaattattgacTATGTATTATTTTCGAAAAAATTAATAAAGCCGTGCTCTCAGCCTCTCAACGGACAGGCCTTGTTTCCGGCTCAAATAGCAATTCTTGGGCTACAAGTCAAGGTGCAAACGCTCGCCTATTTGTCTCTTCAGCTCGTCGATCTTCTCTTGCTCATCGACGAACGAAACCTAAGTGCTTCTTTGTTTTGAATCACTATTTGTCCTCTGCCTTCCGATCGTCGGAGCGCTATGGAGGTCAGTTGTTTCGTCCTTACCCTCGATTGTCGACATTCTCTAAACCAGTCTTGTGTGTTTAGTTGCAGACGTTGGCCATGAAAGATGCAACAATCGTAGATGATGGAACTACTGAAAGGACCTTGTAAGGATCTCGTAATATCTGCTCtctttttttattaagttttgatGGTCGTCTTTACCCTAGCGTTTCACTGTCGGTTTTGTCGAGATATCTCCCAGCGTCGGTTTTGTGGTTTATTCTATCAAACTGTTATAAAGGCTCTTATTAGGTCTTTTTCGAAGCTTTGACAGCGATAGTTAATGGTATGGTTAGAGATTTAAGCTGATCCTTCATGTAACAATTCATCTAGATTTCTACTGATTTTAATTGTAGGCCCTAGCAGGTTATGTGGCTTGGATATATTACAGTATCAGATGCATGGAATTTGAGTATAAATTTTGTGTCTGAAACTGAAACGACCTACTCATAAACACTAATGAGAAATCAAGTggaccatatctaataaggttggTAATTGAGAAATGATGTCCATCTAGAAAGTATATGGTTGAGGATATCTTTATCCTATCAAACATTCCATTCACAATCACTTGCCTCTAAAATTTAGACAACAAACACAACACACATGGAAGCTTGAACGACATAAAATTCTTCTGCCTAATACTACTTCACAAAGAGAACCAACTCTATGTCACGGTGAagcaaaagttaaaaaaaaagaattagataaatttgaTGGGTAGTACCTCAAGGTAGTTGGAAGTGCTTTTTTACCTGAATTTTATTTGAAACCATGCTGTATCAGTTGCTATTATCACAAATAAGATGATACTTCTCAGTCTTAAACTATGAAAGACTATTTAATTTCCACTGATATTTAGTCATGACACATCGGGATCCTGTGCATTAGTATCCGGTGATGTAAATAATATCTATGTGAGAATTCAGTTGTCTTCCCAACTTTCTATAATTGCATTTGAAGCATACAATCATAGACTCATCCCTACTGAATTATACAATATTGAACTTGTGAAATATTTGGACAGGTATCCTTATGTGACTGGTACGTCAGTGATAGGGATGAAATACAAAGAAGGTGTTATCATGGCGGCTGATACAGGAGgtcatttttttagattttaatttatttgtattaaTATTCACTATTATACCATGGCGAAAGACTTCTTCCTGGATAGTAGTTGTAGAAACTTTCCTTCCAAGGATCAGAGGAGATGCAGCTCTGATATAATGTAGATTATTCCCAACATAGGATTCTAATATATTCTGCAGTGCCTTGTCTATATGAAGTTAAAGAAGTCATATATAGAAGCCGAATACAATCATAATCAAATAATGGTCTTCCTTGTATTAATAATGCATGTGTGGAATATGCAGACAAAGTCACAGAACATAGACTAATTTTGTGATCTATGATCCTTTAATTTTGTGATCCTCCCCTTCCTCTTTTTAATTTTACTCGCAAGTGAGCCAAGCCTAAGGTAAACGTGCACTAAATGAGAAGATAGAATTTATTGCTGGAAGAATTTTATGGAAAATTAGAAAACAGCCGATATGTGGCACTCTTGGAAATCCTTGCAGATGCAAATAACCTTCAGATGCCAGTTATAGAGATTAAACTCAAATCAAATGTCATTGGAAGAAATTTTGAACTCTCGAAATAGTAGTatcaataaataattataaatgaaCAAGAAAAGCAAAGCAGaaagaaaaatatgaaagaaGGAATATAACTGATAGTTACATTTCTCATTACTGATTTGATTTATTCCTTCTATATTACTTGACACAGATGAACTTTTG from Zingiber officinale cultivar Zhangliang chromosome 5B, Zo_v1.1, whole genome shotgun sequence encodes the following:
- the LOC121985857 gene encoding 28 kDa ribonucleoprotein, chloroplastic-like, which translates into the protein MAAAAAFKPVSMAEGLLPSLPTTFFSSNTKRSLPLLSLTRAFKPFPFLHSSRSASRFSLEKKLRFLPLVAQTSDWARQDEEAGEDEVEDGDFGFDVGEEGAAAGIEDYEGEEEPTVEGGVVADGGSGFAVGEVEEPYAEPPEEAKLYVGNLPFDIDSEKLAQLFDSAGVVEVAEVIYNRQTDQSRGFGFVTMSTVEEADKAVEMFHRYEINGRLLAVNKAAPRGSRVERTPRVYEPSFRIYVGNLPWQVDDDRLEQVFSEHGKVVEARVVYDRDSGRSRGFGFVKMESQAEMDDAIAALDGQSLDGRALRVNVAEERPRRTF